In one Deinococcus planocerae genomic region, the following are encoded:
- a CDS encoding carbohydrate ABC transporter permease: MRVTLARPPSTRGRPRGERALPYLLVLPTLVLIGALALLPLLYGVWLSFGRWDLLSGQGLRVGTLENYARLLQDSDFWRAFVRTLWWTLGTVAFQVIVGLGLALLLNRPTFVAEKVSALILLPWVTPFVVIVYAWLLLLDGSGGVTGRVLAALNLPPLSPLASPLSAFVTVTLISGWKGTPFMVIALLAALKSIPAELYEAARVDGATPGQALRFVTLPLLRNTLVVTGLILGILAFYNFDLPWLMTAGGPGEATTLIGVAIYQTFFIDVQPTYAAAMGTVMLLVLLVLALLSLRLRRAT, translated from the coding sequence GTGAGGGTGACCCTGGCGCGCCCGCCGAGCACGCGCGGGCGCCCCCGGGGAGAGCGGGCGCTGCCCTACCTCCTCGTGCTGCCCACCCTAGTCCTGATCGGCGCGCTGGCGCTGCTGCCCCTCTTGTACGGCGTGTGGCTGTCCTTTGGCCGCTGGGACCTCCTCAGCGGCCAGGGGCTCAGGGTCGGCACCCTGGAGAACTATGCGCGCCTGCTGCAAGACTCGGACTTCTGGCGGGCCTTTGTCCGCACCCTGTGGTGGACCCTCGGGACGGTCGCCTTTCAGGTCATCGTGGGGCTGGGGCTGGCCCTGTTGCTCAACCGCCCCACCTTCGTCGCGGAGAAGGTTTCGGCCCTGATCCTGCTGCCGTGGGTCACGCCCTTCGTGGTCATCGTGTACGCGTGGCTGCTGCTGCTCGACGGCTCCGGGGGGGTCACGGGGCGGGTCCTCGCCGCGCTGAACCTCCCGCCCCTCTCCCCGCTGGCGTCGCCGCTGAGCGCCTTTGTCACCGTCACGCTGATCTCGGGGTGGAAGGGCACGCCCTTCATGGTGATCGCGCTGCTCGCCGCCCTCAAGAGCATTCCGGCGGAGCTGTACGAGGCGGCGCGAGTGGACGGCGCCACCCCCGGGCAGGCCCTGCGCTTCGTGACGCTGCCGCTGCTGCGCAACACCCTGGTCGTGACTGGCCTGATCCTGGGCATCCTGGCCTTTTACAACTTCGACCTCCCGTGGCTGATGACGGCGGGCGGGCCGGGCGAGGCGACCACGTTGATCGGCGTGGCGATCTACCAGACCTTTTTCATCGACGTGCAGCCCACCTACGCTGCCGCGATGGGCACGGTGATGCTGCTCGTGCTCCTCGTGCTCGCGCTGCTGAGCCTGCGGCTGCGGAGGGCCACGTGA
- a CDS encoding ABC transporter substrate-binding protein — protein sequence MQRRLAMWMACGLLGIGGAAQAQRAQVTFWQFDPASYVVDTWNKVIADFNRKNPNIEVKMEIVPWNEQQQRLITAVTAGGLPDVSYLGNNVVAQFQAIGALEPLDRYMGQWSRAEGRDITRDFWPGEVQYYRLGGQFYAVPFQSETRTLYYRKDLFRQAGLDPNRPPRTWDELYSYASRLQRNGVYGLAQPMSIDYMTAHNFAPVYLSYGGRLLDAGGRCGLNTPAFKTALRKYTDVLKNGGTSPNAATASATVFREGFRSGRYAMLIDGPWTWVALQESKPAFLNQIGFAQVPQGPRGRIGFLGGVPLVMWKSARNKDAAAAFLRYATDPGPNGALKELMVGTGQLPGRISLARQAPFNTPPFSLVVQQLAVARPFQYPDEPIPQMGQIEVRTLQTAIQQVALGQRSVDAATVDLCNNLNSILGK from the coding sequence ATGCAAAGGCGGCTGGCGATGTGGATGGCGTGCGGTCTTCTCGGGATAGGGGGCGCGGCGCAGGCCCAGCGGGCGCAGGTGACGTTCTGGCAGTTCGACCCCGCGAGCTACGTGGTGGATACCTGGAACAAAGTGATCGCGGACTTCAACCGCAAGAACCCGAACATCGAAGTGAAGATGGAGATCGTCCCCTGGAACGAGCAGCAGCAGCGCCTGATCACGGCGGTCACCGCTGGGGGCCTGCCCGACGTCTCGTACCTCGGCAACAACGTGGTCGCGCAGTTCCAGGCCATCGGCGCGCTCGAACCGCTCGACCGCTATATGGGGCAGTGGTCGCGGGCCGAGGGCCGGGATATCACGCGCGACTTCTGGCCGGGCGAGGTGCAGTACTACCGCCTGGGAGGCCAGTTCTACGCGGTGCCCTTCCAGTCCGAGACGCGCACCCTCTACTACCGCAAGGACCTCTTCCGGCAGGCGGGCCTCGACCCCAACCGGCCCCCGCGGACCTGGGACGAACTGTACTCGTACGCGAGCCGGTTACAGCGGAACGGCGTGTACGGCCTCGCGCAGCCCATGAGCATCGACTATATGACCGCGCACAACTTCGCCCCGGTGTACCTGAGCTACGGGGGCCGCCTGCTGGACGCGGGCGGACGCTGCGGGTTGAACACGCCCGCTTTCAAGACGGCGCTGCGCAAATACACGGACGTGCTCAAAAACGGCGGGACCTCGCCCAATGCCGCGACCGCCTCCGCCACCGTGTTCCGCGAGGGCTTCAGGAGCGGCAGGTACGCCATGCTGATCGACGGCCCGTGGACCTGGGTCGCGCTGCAAGAGAGCAAGCCCGCCTTCCTGAACCAGATCGGCTTCGCGCAGGTGCCGCAGGGGCCGCGGGGGCGGATCGGCTTCCTGGGCGGTGTGCCGCTGGTGATGTGGAAGAGCGCCCGAAACAAAGACGCCGCCGCGGCCTTCCTGCGTTATGCCACCGACCCTGGCCCGAACGGCGCCCTCAAGGAACTGATGGTCGGCACCGGACAGCTTCCGGGCCGGATCTCCCTCGCCCGTCAGGCTCCCTTCAACACCCCGCCCTTCTCCCTCGTGGTGCAACAGCTCGCGGTCGCCCGTCCCTTCCAGTACCCGGATGAGCCCATCCCGCAGATGGGGCAGATCGAGGTCCGCACCCTGCAAACGGCCATCCAGCAGGTCGCGCTCGGCCAGCGGAGCGTGGACGCGGCCACGGTGGACCTATGCAACAACTTGAACAGCATCCTCGGGAAGTGA
- a CDS encoding LacI family DNA-binding transcriptional regulator: MNPSFTIKDVARLAGVSTATVTRVLHGSGYVSEATRKRVEEVLAQTGYQVNAMAQGLKSQRHRLIGHLVNSLIPNPYCASVAYGVEREARRRGYDVLIFDMNDDEERERTGVEALLRRRPDAIIFTAPIRAENVALAAASGTPVVQVERITETPSHGVAVDNRRGSFEATLHLIELGHRHIAFLGGQQLVHAKRSVEHERLAGFRDAMERHGLPVDERLVVLARYFVFDANDENGFGAGLGSVGYRRTQALLRTDPRPTAIFAASDLFATGALQAIHEAGLRVPADISVVGYDNTLAPFLSPPLTTVALPLLDMGLVAAELALAAAEERATGATPAPPRVEHLTTRLLLRQSTAPAPGK; encoded by the coding sequence ATGAACCCATCCTTCACCATCAAAGACGTGGCGCGACTCGCCGGAGTGTCCACGGCGACGGTGACCCGTGTCCTGCACGGCAGCGGGTACGTCTCGGAGGCGACGCGCAAACGGGTGGAGGAAGTGCTCGCGCAGACGGGGTATCAGGTGAACGCGATGGCCCAGGGTCTCAAGTCCCAGCGCCACCGCCTCATCGGGCATCTGGTGAACAGCCTGATTCCCAACCCGTACTGCGCGTCGGTGGCTTACGGCGTGGAGCGTGAGGCGCGTCGACGCGGGTACGACGTCCTGATCTTCGACATGAACGACGACGAGGAGCGGGAACGCACCGGGGTTGAGGCGCTGCTGCGCCGCCGTCCCGACGCCATCATCTTCACGGCCCCCATCCGGGCCGAGAACGTCGCGCTCGCCGCGGCCTCCGGAACGCCCGTCGTGCAGGTGGAACGCATTACCGAGACGCCCAGCCACGGGGTCGCCGTGGACAACCGGCGGGGGTCGTTCGAGGCCACCTTGCATCTGATCGAACTCGGGCACCGCCACATCGCCTTTCTGGGCGGGCAACAGCTCGTCCACGCGAAGCGCAGCGTCGAGCACGAGCGCCTGGCAGGCTTTCGAGACGCGATGGAGCGTCACGGCCTGCCCGTGGACGAGCGGCTGGTGGTCCTCGCCCGCTACTTCGTGTTCGACGCGAACGACGAGAACGGGTTCGGCGCTGGGCTGGGCAGCGTCGGCTACCGCCGCACCCAGGCACTCCTGCGCACCGACCCCCGCCCCACCGCCATCTTCGCCGCCTCCGACCTCTTTGCCACCGGGGCGCTGCAAGCCATCCACGAGGCGGGGCTGCGGGTGCCGGCGGACATCTCCGTGGTCGGCTACGACAACACCCTGGCGCCCTTTCTCTCCCCGCCCCTGACCACCGTGGCCCTGCCCCTCCTCGACATGGGGCTCGTGGCTGCTGAACTCGCGCTCGCCGCGGCGGAGGAGCGGGCCACGGGCGCGACCCCGGCACCGCCGCGTGTCGAGCACCTCACCACCCGGCTGCTTCTCCGGCAGTCCACCGCGCCCGCCCCGGGAAAGTAA
- a CDS encoding heavy metal translocating P-type ATPase, whose translation MRKTIELGVQGMTCASCVGRVERGLGKVDGVESASVNLATERATVTYDPEQTGPEVLVAKVKDVGYEPVVGEMELGIQGMTCASCVSRVERALKKVDGVLDASVNLATERASVRYLPSSVSAGQLKAAVKGSGYEVLEAQAGKDRSDLEREAREHEVRSLRRAVTFSAVFAIPLVIFAMVPMLSMPFHMWLMEYMSERTMNWIMLALALPVQFGPGLRFYRLGWKALKNRSPDMNSLVMIGTSAAFFYSLVVTLAPQVFPRGTAHVYYEAAAVVITLILLGKYFEAIAKGRSSEAMKKLLSLQAKTARVVRAGQELEVPTDEVLIGDLISVRPGEKVPVDGEVVGGNSFVDESMITGEPIPVAKQAGAAVVGGTLNQNGAFQFKATKIGADTALAQIIKLVESAQGSKPPIQGLADRVVAVFVPTVLVIAALTFLIWMLVGGAAALSFALVTTVAVLIIACPCAMGLATPTSIMVGTGKAAELGVLFRSGAALEGLQSVNVVAVDKTGTLTKGRPELTDLVTAPGFQRAEVLQLVAAAEEQSEHPIARAVVDAAKKEGVATLPLESFEAVPGHGLEARVEGRLVQVGADRYMHQLGLNVNNFAAQAERLGDEGKSPLYAAIDGQLAAVIAVADPIKDGSPEAVKALHRQGLKVAMITGDNARTAQAIARRLGIDEVLAEVLPSGKRDAVKALQAKGQKVAFVGDGINDAPALAQADVGLAIGTGTDVAVETADVILMSGDLRGVPNAYALSRATLRNIKLNLFWAFAYNVLLIPVAAGVLFPALGLLLNPVLAAAAMGFSSVFVLTNALRLRSFRPPVRPDPVAVTPQVAVAHA comes from the coding sequence ATGAGGAAAACCATCGAGCTGGGCGTACAGGGCATGACCTGTGCCAGTTGCGTGGGCCGGGTCGAGCGTGGCCTGGGGAAGGTCGATGGCGTCGAGAGTGCCAGCGTCAACCTCGCGACTGAGCGGGCCACCGTGACCTACGACCCGGAGCAGACCGGCCCCGAGGTGCTGGTCGCCAAGGTCAAGGACGTGGGCTACGAGCCCGTCGTGGGAGAGATGGAACTCGGCATCCAGGGGATGACCTGCGCGAGCTGCGTGAGCCGGGTCGAACGCGCCCTGAAGAAGGTGGACGGGGTGCTGGACGCCTCCGTCAACCTCGCCACCGAACGGGCCAGCGTGCGTTACCTGCCGTCGAGCGTCAGCGCCGGGCAGCTCAAGGCCGCCGTGAAGGGGTCCGGCTACGAGGTGCTCGAAGCCCAGGCGGGCAAGGACCGCAGCGACCTGGAACGCGAGGCGCGCGAGCACGAGGTCCGCAGCCTGCGGCGCGCCGTCACCTTCAGCGCGGTCTTCGCCATTCCCCTGGTGATCTTCGCGATGGTGCCGATGCTCTCCATGCCCTTCCACATGTGGCTGATGGAGTACATGAGCGAACGCACCATGAACTGGATCATGCTCGCGCTGGCCCTTCCCGTGCAGTTCGGTCCCGGGCTGCGCTTCTACCGCCTGGGCTGGAAGGCGCTGAAGAACCGCTCGCCCGACATGAACTCCTTGGTGATGATCGGCACGTCGGCCGCCTTCTTCTACAGCCTGGTCGTCACGCTGGCACCCCAGGTGTTCCCCCGGGGCACCGCCCACGTGTACTACGAGGCCGCCGCCGTCGTGATCACCCTGATCCTGCTGGGCAAGTATTTCGAGGCCATCGCCAAGGGGAGAAGCAGCGAGGCGATGAAGAAGCTGCTCAGCCTCCAGGCGAAAACGGCGCGGGTGGTCCGGGCCGGGCAGGAACTCGAAGTCCCCACCGACGAGGTGCTGATCGGCGACCTGATCTCGGTGCGCCCCGGCGAGAAGGTGCCGGTGGACGGTGAGGTTGTCGGGGGCAACTCCTTCGTGGACGAGAGCATGATCACCGGCGAGCCGATCCCCGTCGCCAAGCAGGCGGGCGCGGCTGTGGTCGGCGGCACCCTCAACCAGAACGGCGCGTTCCAGTTCAAGGCGACCAAAATCGGCGCTGACACCGCCCTGGCGCAGATCATCAAGCTGGTCGAGAGTGCCCAGGGCTCCAAGCCGCCCATCCAGGGCCTCGCGGACCGGGTGGTCGCGGTCTTCGTTCCCACCGTCCTCGTCATCGCTGCCCTGACCTTCCTGATCTGGATGCTGGTCGGTGGCGCCGCCGCCCTCTCGTTCGCCCTGGTCACCACCGTCGCGGTGCTGATCATCGCCTGCCCCTGCGCGATGGGCCTCGCCACGCCCACCAGCATCATGGTCGGGACCGGCAAGGCCGCCGAACTGGGCGTGCTGTTCCGCAGTGGCGCGGCCCTGGAAGGCTTACAGAGCGTGAACGTGGTCGCCGTGGACAAGACGGGGACCCTGACCAAGGGCAGGCCCGAACTCACCGACCTCGTGACCGCCCCCGGCTTCCAGCGTGCCGAAGTGCTGCAACTGGTCGCGGCGGCGGAAGAGCAGAGTGAACACCCCATCGCCCGCGCCGTCGTGGACGCGGCGAAGAAGGAGGGCGTCGCCACCCTGCCCCTCGAAAGTTTCGAGGCGGTGCCCGGCCATGGGCTGGAGGCACGGGTGGAGGGCCGCCTGGTGCAGGTGGGTGCCGACCGCTACATGCACCAGCTCGGGCTGAACGTGAACAACTTTGCGGCCCAGGCTGAGCGGCTCGGGGACGAGGGCAAGAGCCCGCTGTACGCCGCCATCGATGGCCAGCTCGCGGCGGTCATCGCGGTCGCCGACCCCATCAAGGACGGCAGCCCCGAGGCGGTCAAGGCCCTTCACCGGCAGGGCCTGAAGGTCGCCATGATCACGGGGGACAACGCCCGGACCGCGCAGGCCATCGCCCGTCGGCTCGGCATCGACGAGGTGCTGGCCGAGGTGCTGCCCAGCGGCAAGAGGGACGCGGTGAAGGCGTTGCAGGCGAAGGGCCAGAAGGTAGCGTTCGTCGGGGACGGCATCAATGACGCTCCGGCACTTGCTCAGGCGGACGTGGGCCTCGCGATTGGGACCGGCACGGACGTGGCCGTCGAGACCGCCGACGTGATCCTGATGAGCGGCGACCTGCGGGGCGTGCCCAACGCCTACGCGCTCAGCCGCGCGACCCTGCGGAACATCAAGCTCAATCTCTTCTGGGCCTTCGCGTACAACGTCCTCCTGATTCCCGTGGCGGCGGGCGTGTTGTTCCCGGCTCTCGGCCTGCTGCTCAACCCCGTCCTCGCCGCCGCCGCCATGGGCTTTTCCAGCGTCTTCGTGCTGACGAACGCGCTGCGGCTGCGCTCCTTCCGTCCACCCGTCCGTCCTGACCCTGTGGCGGTGACCCCTCAAGTCGCCGTCGCCCACGCCTGA
- a CDS encoding CopZ family metallochaperone, with product MTTELTVTGMSCGHCEQAVASALKNVPGVQDVQVDLQRATATVQGEAEPQALIAAVTEEGYGAQVRG from the coding sequence ATGACGACGGAACTGACGGTGACGGGGATGAGCTGCGGCCACTGCGAGCAGGCGGTGGCGAGCGCGCTGAAAAACGTTCCCGGGGTGCAGGACGTTCAGGTGGACCTCCAGCGCGCCACCGCCACCGTGCAGGGCGAAGCCGAGCCCCAGGCACTGATCGCCGCCGTGACCGAAGAAGGCTACGGCGCCCAGGTGCGCGGCTAA
- a CDS encoding metal-sensitive transcriptional regulator, which translates to MPEEARKRAARRLKIARGHLDSIVTMLEQEDAYCVDVLRQIKAVQGALSGAGEVVLRGHLEAHVATASTRGDSVEMVEELMEALKYT; encoded by the coding sequence ATGCCCGAGGAGGCCCGCAAACGCGCCGCCCGGCGGCTCAAGATCGCGCGGGGTCACCTCGACAGCATCGTGACGATGCTGGAGCAGGAGGACGCGTATTGCGTGGACGTGCTGCGGCAGATCAAGGCGGTGCAGGGGGCGCTGTCGGGTGCGGGCGAGGTCGTGCTGCGCGGACACCTCGAGGCGCACGTCGCCACGGCGTCCACGCGGGGCGACAGTGTGGAGATGGTCGAGGAGCTGATGGAGGCCCTCAAGTACACCTGA